From the genome of Aricia agestis chromosome 9, ilAriAges1.1, whole genome shotgun sequence, one region includes:
- the LOC121730116 gene encoding proteasome subunit beta type-2-like, translating into MDFRGSQCLLGMQCDHFVMIAADKTNTQSIFISDQDSDKIHALSDNLMMGVIGDQGSVAQLCQYIRGNMELYRKRNSYGLDMAAGVHFIRRTLSESLRSPAPILVNSLVGGFDRTGPSLYTMDLLAARVRAKYAAQGVAGYLCISILAKDHKPNLSIYRAHLVIQSCVREIHKRYILNLPAFGVKAITRRGVMVLPDITAATLA; encoded by the exons ATGGATTTTCGCGGCTCGCAGTGTCTTCTAGGCATGCAGTGTGATCATTTTGTCATGATCGCGGCGGACAAGACCAACACACAGAGTATTTTTATATCAGATCAAG ACTCAGACAAGATCCATGCGTTATCGGACAACTTGATGATGGGAGTGATCGGCGATCAGGGGTCTGTGGCCCAACTGTGCCAGTACATCCGCGGTAACATGGAGCTGTATAGAAAGAGGAACAGCTACGGCTTGGACATGGCTGCCGGTGTGCACTTCATCAGGAGAACCTTGAGCGAATCCCTGCGAAGTCCG GCTCCAATCCTAGTAAATTCTCTCGTGGGTGGGTTCGACAGGACCGGTCCAAGTCTGTACACGATGGATCTCCTGGCGGCACGCGTGAGGGCCAAGTACGCGGCACAGGGCGTGGCTGGGTACCTCTGCATCAGTATATTGGCGAAGGATCATAAGCCTA ACTTATCCATCTACCGGGCGCATCTGGTGATCCAATCCTGCGTCCGTGAGATCCACAAGCGCTATATCCTCAACCTGCCGGCTTTTGGCGTGAAGGCCATCACCAGGAGAGGCGTCATGGTGCTCCCTGATATCACGGCTGCTACCCTCGCCTAG